The sequence below is a genomic window from Desulfobacterales bacterium.
GTTATGACCCCCTGGCAGGATCTGAGCGTCGAGCAGATTGCCGCAGCTTGTTTTCCCGATGGAGTCAGGAGAATTTTTTCCGGTACATGCGTAATGAATATAGCCTGGATCATCTCATCACCTACGATGTTGAAGAAGCCGACGGTGATCGCCTGGTGCCTTGTCCGCGATACAAGGAGAAAGCAAATTTCCCGCGCACGCGATGAAGGCCGTGCTTTTTTGAAAGGCCTATTTGAACGACCTGCGGACATCCTGCCCGATAAGATGGCCGAAATCATATCGGTCAATTTTCATCCGATGGCCAATCCGCGGTTTAATAGGGCACTAAACGAACTGTGCGAGATGATGAATCAAGAAGAATTTCTGTTTCCACAGACCCGGCTAAAAATTGTCTTTGGCGCTATGGCCGTTGCATCTGGAATTGCGCCATATCAGGAGTTCTGAATTTGAATTCGTCAAATTTTAAAGATGGGTGAAATGGATGAATTCGTATTTTTTCAAATTGGGGGAAACCAAAGTAAATTGGATAGATACTTGAATATTTTTGTAGATTCAGAACAGAAAATTGAAAAAAAAATTGCTAAAAAAACTTGACATGAGAAAGGTGCTTCCTATATATTTGAACAAACGTTTGGTAAAAATTATAACCTTCCATCATTATTATATGTTATGTATCCTATTTACAAGAAAATCGCTTTAAATAATCAATGAAAAGAAACTTACGCATTTTATATTAACGGGTTCGGAAAGGGAGTGGCCATGTATCTTAATGAATTATCAAAAGAACAGAACATGATATTAAGATCTGTTAAAAAGATCGCATCCGAAAAAATTAAAGAAAGTGCAGCAGAAGCTGATGAATGTGCACAATTTCCTAATGATATCTGGAATCTTCTAAAAGAAGCGGATATATTTTCAATGTTTTTCCCCGAGGAATATGGGGGGACGAATTTAGATTTTCATACCTGTTGTTTGGTCATTGAAGAATTATCCAAAGTGGATATAAATTCCGCAATGATGCCATTAACCCAGGAATTAGCGGCTTTGCCGATTATAGTGGGTAATAATGAAAATTTAAAAAAAAAATATATTCCAAAACTGGCGAGTGGTGAATGGCATGCTGCTTTTGCCGCCACAGAACCTGAGGCTGGAAGTGATCTGGGTTCCGTCTCTACATGCGCAGTGTTAAAAGGTGATAAATTTCATTTAGACGGTATTAAGCATTATATTTCTTATGCTGATAATGCTGATATTTTAACGGTTTTTGCAAAAACGAATCCAGAAGCAGGAGCTGAGGGGCTCAGCTGTTTTGTCGTAGAAAAAAACGCTCCTGGATTAACCATTGGTAAAAAAGAAAAAAAGATAAGTGTTCGTGGAGCTGCAGCTTGCGAAGTTTTATTCAGAGATTGTCAGATACCAAAAGAGAATTTAATCAGCGGCGAAGGCCAGACTGTTAAAAATTTGATGAACTTATTAAATTTAACTAGACCCCTGATTGCAGCATGCGCTGTTGGATTAGCGCAAGGTGCCTTTGATTATGCGTTGAAATATTCTACCGGCAGAATTCAGTTCGGGAAACCCATATGTAAGTTTCAGGGGATCCAATTTATGTTGGCCGATATGGCAATGGAAATAGAGGCAGCTAGACATTTGACCTATTATGCCGCTTCACAGGTGGAAAAGAAATCTTCCGGCATCCCTAAGTTTTCAGCTATGGCAAAATGCTTTGCTTCTGATGTCGCGATGAAAGTAACGACAAATGCTGTTCAAATTTTAGGAGGCGCAGGGCTAATGTGTGACCATCCCGTCGAAAGGATGATGAGGGATGCCAAGCAGCTTCAAATTGTTGAAGGAACAAATCAGGTCATGAGATCTGTTATCGCCGGCAAGTTGTTGAGGTGATAACACGCACTAACCGGCCTTTTAAATTTATATTGTATATTATAATTTTTAAAACCTATAATTTAAACCCTTTGCAAGGAGATAGTTATGAAAGACAAATTGTCACCCGTGGCTTTTCCAACAACACCAGAAGAAGAATTTAGGTGGGGTTTTGATGTTCATCGGCCAAACAGCACGCCCATGGCGTGGATTTTAGATTGGAAATCGGCAAGCGCAGGATTTGGATTGTCCAGAGAAAGGCTGATGGAGGTAGTTGAGTTCAGGACGGGAGAAGATCTGTCCAGTCTTACAATCGATGATGTCTTAGCCGGGCATTCCTATATGTTTAAAATGCACTGGCACACATTGTATAATGCCATCGCCAAAATAGGTGACCAGGAAATGGCGAGAAAGGT
It includes:
- a CDS encoding acyl-CoA dehydrogenase family protein, which encodes MYLNELSKEQNMILRSVKKIASEKIKESAAEADECAQFPNDIWNLLKEADIFSMFFPEEYGGTNLDFHTCCLVIEELSKVDINSAMMPLTQELAALPIIVGNNENLKKKYIPKLASGEWHAAFAATEPEAGSDLGSVSTCAVLKGDKFHLDGIKHYISYADNADILTVFAKTNPEAGAEGLSCFVVEKNAPGLTIGKKEKKISVRGAAACEVLFRDCQIPKENLISGEGQTVKNLMNLLNLTRPLIAACAVGLAQGAFDYALKYSTGRIQFGKPICKFQGIQFMLADMAMEIEAARHLTYYAASQVEKKSSGIPKFSAMAKCFASDVAMKVTTNAVQILGGAGLMCDHPVERMMRDAKQLQIVEGTNQVMRSVIAGKLLR